A genomic region of Sarcophilus harrisii chromosome 6, mSarHar1.11, whole genome shotgun sequence contains the following coding sequences:
- the MADD gene encoding MAP kinase-activating death domain protein isoform X2, with product MVQKKKICPRLLDYLVIIGARQPSSDSVAQTPELLRRYPLEDYPEFPLPPDVVFFCQPEGCLSVRQRRMSLRDDTSFVFTLTDKDTGVTRYGICVNFYRSFQKRMPKEKGDGGPGHRAKEATKAVPTPEEASAEKSEGGPSLQPPSADSTPDGNQSPRGKRRAKGGSRSRNSTLTSLCVLSHYPFFTTFRECLYTLKRLVDCCSERLLGKKLAIPRGVQRDTMWRIFTGSLLVEEKSSALLHDLREIEAWIYRLLRSPVPISGQKRVDIEVLPQELQPALTFALPDPSRFSLVDFPLHLPLELLGVDACLQVLSCILLEHKVVLQSRDYNALSMSVMAFVAMIYPLEYMFPVIPLLPTCMASAEQLLLAPTPYIIGVPASFFLYKLDFKMPDDVWLVDLDSNRVIAPTNAEVLPVLPEPESLELKKHLKQALASMSLNTQPILNLEKFHEGQEIPLLLGRPPSDLQSTPSTEFNPLIYGNDVDSVDVATRVAMVRFFNSPNVLQGFQMHTRTLRLFPRPVVAFQAGSFLASRPRQTPFAEKLARTQAVEYFGEWILNPTNYAFQRIHNNMFDPALIGDKPKWYAHQLQPIYYRVYDSNSQLAEALNVPPEQESDSDPTDDSGSDSVDYDDSSSSYSSLGDFVSEMMKCDINGDTPNVDPLTHAALGDASEVAFDELQGNQGDLEEPGPDSENSQDNPQPRSSSSTTASSSPSTIIHGANAESADFTEVEDKTATGFSNPLRALPPSFGKLSLDKREAESGGPPEGLGRRRDYDNPYFEPQYGFPTEEDEDEDEHEESYTPRFQQNLNGSRAQKLLRPNSLKLASDSDAESDSRASSPNSTVSNNSSNEGFGGIMSFASSLYRNHSTSFSLSNLALPTKGARDKTTPFPSLKVFGLNTLMEIVTEAGPGSGEGSRRALVDQKSSVIKHSPTVKRESPSPQGRASNSSENQQFLKEVVHSVLDGQGVGWLSVKKVRRLLESEQLRGFVLSKLNRLAPPEDGAPQETIPDVEISRKVYKGMLDLLKCMVLSLEQSYANAGLGGMASTFGLLEIAQTHYYSKEPDKRKRSPTDGVNTPVSKDPGLAGRGDPKAMAQLRVPQLGPRAPSAMGKGPKELDTRSLKEENFVASIELWNKHQEVKKQKALDKQRPEGIKPVFDLGETDEKKSQISADSGVSLLSGSQRSDLESTIGAGPAVMIRSTSQDSEVSTVVSNSSGETLGADSDLSSNAGDGPGGDGSAHLAGLRGTVSDSEIETNSASGAIFGKAHSLKPSTKEKAVGSPIRPFEDVSQRVYLYEGLLGRDKGSMWDQLEDAAMETFSMSKERSTLWDQMQFWEDAFLDAVMLEREGMGMDQGPQEMIDRYLSLGEHDRKRLEDDEDRLLATLLNNLISYMLLMKVNKNDIRKKVRRLMGKSHIGLVYGQQINEVLDQLASLNGRDVPLQPSGSRHIKKQTFVVHAGTDTSGDIFFMEVCDDCVVLRSSIGTVSERWWYEKLINMTYCPKTKVLCLWRRNGPETQLNKFYTKKCRELYYCVKDSMERAAARQHSAKPGPELGGEFPVQDMRTGEGGLLQVTLEGINLKFMHSQVFIELNHIKKCNTVRGVFVLEEFVPETKEVVSHKYKTPMAHEICYSVLCLFSYVAAARSKEAESRSKPPRPVSS from the exons ATGGTGCAGAAGAAGAAGATTTGCCCTCGGTTACTGGACTACCTAGTGATCATTGGGGCCAG GCAACCAAGCAGCGACAGCGTGGCCCAGACCCCAGAGTTGCTCCGACGATACCCCTTGGAGGACTACCCTGAATTCCCCCTCCCTCCGGATGTGGTGTTCTTCTGCCAGCCGGAGGGATGCCTGAGCGTGCGGCAGCGGCGCATGAGCCTGCGGGATGACACCTCCTTTGTCTTCACCCTCACTGACAAGGACACTGGGGTCACGCGCTATGGCATCTGTGTCAACTTCTACCGTTCCTTCCAGAAGCGAATGCCCAAAGAAAAGGGGGATGGTGGCCCCGGGCACCGTGCAAAGGAAGCTACCAAGGCCGTTCCCACTCCAGAGGAGGCAAGCGCAGAGAAGTCAGAGGGTGGCCCTTCCTTGCAGCCCCCCAGTGCTGACTCGACCCCTGATGGGAACCAGTCTCCTCGGGGCAAACGCCGGGCAAAGGGGGGAAGCCGCTCCCGCAACAGCACCCTGACATCCCTGTGCGTGCTCAGCCATTATCCTTTCTTCACGACTTTCCGAGAATGTCTATATACCCTCAAGCGTTTGGTGGATTGTTGCAGTGAGCGACTGCTGGGCAAGAAACTGGCCATCCCCCGAGGGGTACAGAG GGACACCATGTGGCGTATCTTCACGGGCTCGCTCCTGGTAGAAGAGAAATCCAGTGCCCTTCTGCATGACCTGCGTGAGATCGAAGCGTGGATCTATCGATTGTTGCGCTCTCCAGTGCCCATATCTGGCCAGAAGCGAGTAGACATTGAAGTTCTCCCCCAGGAGCTACAACCCGCCCTGACCTTTGCCCTCCCTGACCCATCTCGATTCTCTCTGGTAGATTTCCCATTGCATCTACCTTTGGAACTCCTGGGTGTGGACGCCTGTCTGCAGGTGTTGTCTTGCATCTTGCTGGAGCACAAG GTGGTGTTACAGTCGCGAGACTACAATGCGCTCTCCATGTCTGTGATGGCATTTGTAGCAATGATCTACCCCCTGGAGTATATGTTTCCTGTTATTCCGTTGCTTCCTACTTGCATGGCGTCTGCAGAGCAG CTGCTTCTGGCTCCTACTCCTTACATTATTGGGGTCCCTGCCAGCTTCTTCCTCTACAAACTAGACTTCAAGATGCCAGATGATGTTTGGCTGGTGGATCTGGACAGCAACCGG GTGATCGCACCAACCAATGCAGAGGTGTTGCCCGTCCTGCCAGAGCCCGAATCCTTAGAACTGAAAAAGCACTTGAAGCAG GCACTGGCCAGCATGAGTCTGAACACTCAGCCTATCCTCAACTTGGAGAAGTTCCATGAGGGTCAAGAGATCCCACTACTCTTGGGAAGACCACCCAGTGATTTGCAATCTACCCCTTCCACTGAATTCAATCCCCTCATCTATGGCAATGATGTAGATTCAGTGGATGTGGCTACCAG GGTGGCCATGGTGAGATTCTTCAACTCCCCCAATGTGCTTCAGGGTTTCCAGATGCACACACGCACTCTGCGTCTCTTCCCCCGACCTGTGGTAGCCTTCCAAGCTGGCTCCTTTCTAGCCTCACGTCCCCGACAGACCCCCTTTGCTGAGAAATTGGCCAGGACCCAAGCCGTGGAATACTTTGGTGAATGGATCCTCAACCCCACCAACTATGCTTTCCAGCGAATCCACAACA ACATGTTTGACCCGGCCCTGATTGGCGACAAGCCCAAGTGGTACGCCCACCAGCTGCAGCCGATCTATTACCGTGTCTATGACAGTAACTCCCAGCTGGCCGAGGCCCTGAATGTGCCGCCCGAGCAGGAATCTGACTCTGACCCAACTGACGACAG TGGCAGTGACAGTGTGGATTACGATGACTCAAGCTCTTCCTACTCATCCCTTGGTGACTTTGTTAGTGAGATGATGAAATGCGATATCAATGGTGACACACCCA ATGTGGATCCGCTAACACATGCAGCACTGGGTGACGCCAGCGAAGTGGCATTTGATGAGCTGCAGGGAAACCAGGGAGATTTGGAGGAACCCGGTCCAGACAGCGAGAATTCCCAGGACAATCCCCAGCCTCGTTCCAGCTCCAGCACGACGGCCAGCAGCAGCCCCAGTACCATCATTCACGGAGCCAACGCT GAATCGGCTGATTTTACCGAGGTGGAGGACAAGACAGCGACAGGATTCTCCAACCCCCTCCGTGCTTTGCCTCCCAGTTTTGGCAAATTGAGCTTGGATAAGCGTGAGGCAGAGAGTGGGGGTCCCCCAGAGGGATTGGGGCGCAGGCGCGACTATGACAATCCATACTTTGAACCTCAGTATGGATTTCCCACCgaggaagatgaagatgaagatgagcACGAGGAGAGTTATACCCCACGATTTCAACAAAACCTCAATGGCAGTAG GGCTCAAAAACTGCTGCGGCCCAATAGCCTCAAGCTGGCGAGCGATTCAGATGCAGAGTCGGACTCTCGGGCGAGTTCTCCCAACTCCACCGTCTCCAACAACAGCAGCAATGAGGGCTTCGGGGGTATCATGTCTTTTGCCA GCAGCCTCTACCGGAACCACAGcaccagcttcagcctctcaAACCTTGCGCTGCCCACCAAAGGGGCCAGAGACAAAACAACACCCTTCCCTAGTCTCAAAG TATTTGGGCTAAATACTCTAATGGAGATTGTTACTGAAGCCGGCCCCGGGAGCGGTGAAG GAAGCCGGCGAGCCTTGGTGGACCAGAAGTCCTCGGTCATCAAGCACAGCCCCACAGTGAAGAGAGAGTCTCCGTCTCCTCAGGGACGAGCCAGCAATTCCAG CGAGAACCAGCAGTTCCTGAAAGAGGTGGTGCACAGTGTTCTGGACGGCCAGGGAGTGGGCTGGCTCAGCGTGAAGAAGGTGAGGAGGCTGCTGGAGAGTGAGCAGCTGCGAGGTTTTGTCCTGAGCAAGCTGAACCGCCTGGCACCCCCCGAGGATGGCGCCCCCCAGGAGACGATCCCCGATGTG GAGATAAGCCGCAAGGTCTACAAAGGGATGCTGGACCTTCTCAAGTGCATGGTGCTGAGCCTGGAACAGTCCTATGCCAATGCCGGCCTGGGAGGCATGGCCAGCACCTTTGGCCTTCTAGAGATTGCCCAGACCCATTACTATAGCAAAG AGCCCGACAAACGGAAGAGAAGTCCCACAGATGGTGTGAACACACCGGTTAGCAAGGATCCAGGCCTGGCTGGGAGAGGCGACCCAAAAGCCATGGCACAGCTGAGGGTTCCCCAGTTGGGACCACGGGCACCAAGTGCTATGGGAAAGGGCCCCAAGGAGCTGGACACCAGGAGCCTAAAGGAAGAGAATTTTGTGGCTTCCATTG AGTTGTGGAACAAGCACCAggaagtgaaaaaacaaaaagctttggACAAACAGA GGCCTGAAGGAATCAAACCTGTCTTTGACCTTGGTGAGACAGATGAGAAAAAGTCCCAGATCAGTGCAGACAGCGGAGTGAGCCTGCTGTCTGGTTCGCAG AGAAGTGACCTGGAATCTACCATTGGCGCAGGCCCCGCAGTTATGATCCGAAGCACAAGCCAGGATTCTGAAGTTAGCACTGTG GTGAGTAACAGTTCTGGAGAAACATTGGGAGCAGACAGTGACCTGAGCAGCAATGCAGGTGACGGACCAGGTGGTGATGGCAGTGCCCACTTGGCAGGACTTCGTGGCACTGTGTCTGACAGCGAAATTGAGACCAATTCTGCCTCGGGAGCCATCTTT GGCAAAGCCCACAGTCTGAAGCCAAGTACAAAGGAGAAAGCAGTGGGCAGCCCCATTCGTCCTTTTGAAGATGTGAGCCAGCGTGTCTACCTCTATGAGGGACTCTTAG GAAGGGACAAAGGATCCATGTGGGACCAGTTAGAGGATGCAGCTATGGAGACCTTCTCTATGA GTAAAGAACGTTCTACCCTGTGGGATCAGATGCAGTTCTGGGAAGATGCCTTCCTGGATGCTGTGATGTTGGAGAGAGAAGGGATGGGCATGGATCAGGGACCTCAGGAAATGATCGACAG GTACCTGTCCTTGGGAGAACATGACCGCAAGCGCCTGGAGGATGACGAAGATAGATTACTGGCCACACTCCTGAACAATCTCATCTCCTATATGCTTCTGATGAAG GTGAACAAGAATGACATCCGGAAGAAGGTGAGACGCCTCATGGGGAAATCTCACATTGGGCTTGTTTATGGCCAGCAGATAAATGAAGTGTTGGATCAGTTGGCCAGCCTG AATGGGCGGGACGTGCCTCTGCAGCCGAGCGGCAGCCGTCACATCAAGAAACAGACCTTTGTGGTGCATGCGGGGACGGACACCAGTGGGGATATCTTCTTCATGGAG GTGTGCGATGACTGCGTGGTCTTGCGCAGCAGCATCGGGACGGTGTCCGAGCGCTGGTGGTATGAGAAGCTCATCAACATGACCTACTGCCCCAAGACCAAGGTGCTGTGTCTGTGGAGACGGAATGGGCCCGAGACGCAGCTGAACAAGTTCTACACCAAGAAG TGTCGGGAGCTGTACTACTGCGTGAAGGACAGCATGGAGCGAGCTGCGGCTCGACAGCACAGCGCCAAGCCAG GTCCCGAGCTGGGCGGTGAGTTCCCAGTGCAGGACATGAGGACAGGCGAGGGTGGCTTGCTTCAGGTTACGCTGGAGGGCATCAACCTTAAGTTCATGCATAGCCAG GTTTTCATAGAGCTGAATCACATTAAAAAGTGCAATACAGTCCGAGGCGTCTTTGTCCTGGAGGAATTTG TTCCTGAAACTAAAGAAGTGGTGAGCCACAAGTACAAGACACCGATG GCCCACGAGATCTGCTACTCCGTGTTGTGTCTCTTCTCCTACGTGGCTGCCGCGCGGAGCAAGGAGGCCGAGAGCCGAAGCAAGCCCCCGCGGCCCGTCTCCAGCTGA
- the MADD gene encoding MAP kinase-activating death domain protein isoform X3, which translates to MVQKKKICPRLLDYLVIIGARQPSSDSVAQTPELLRRYPLEDYPEFPLPPDVVFFCQPEGCLSVRQRRMSLRDDTSFVFTLTDKDTGVTRYGICVNFYRSFQKRMPKEKGDGGPGHRAKEATKAVPTPEEASAEKSEGGPSLQPPSADSTPDGNQSPRGKRRAKGGSRSRNSTLTSLCVLSHYPFFTTFRECLYTLKRLVDCCSERLLGKKLAIPRGVQRDTMWRIFTGSLLVEEKSSALLHDLREIEAWIYRLLRSPVPISGQKRVDIEVLPQELQPALTFALPDPSRFSLVDFPLHLPLELLGVDACLQVLSCILLEHKVVLQSRDYNALSMSVMAFVAMIYPLEYMFPVIPLLPTCMASAEQLLLAPTPYIIGVPASFFLYKLDFKMPDDVWLVDLDSNRVIAPTNAEVLPVLPEPESLELKKHLKQALASMSLNTQPILNLEKFHEGQEIPLLLGRPPSDLQSTPSTEFNPLIYGNDVDSVDVATRVAMVRFFNSPNVLQGFQMHTRTLRLFPRPVVAFQAGSFLASRPRQTPFAEKLARTQAVEYFGEWILNPTNYAFQRIHNNMFDPALIGDKPKWYAHQLQPIYYRVYDSNSQLAEALNVPPEQESDSDPTDDSGSDSVDYDDSSSSYSSLGDFVSEMMKCDINGDTPNVDPLTHAALGDASEVAFDELQGNQGDLEEPGPDSENSQDNPQPRSSSSTTASSSPSTIIHGANAESADFTEVEDKTATGFSNPLRALPPSFGKLSLDKREAESGGPPEGLGRRRDYDNPYFEPQYGFPTEEDEDEDEHEESYTPRFQQNLNGSRAQKLLRPNSLKLASDSDAESDSRASSPNSTVSNNSSNEGFGGIMSFASSLYRNHSTSFSLSNLALPTKGARDKTTPFPSLKVFGLNTLMEIVTEAGPGSGEGSRRALVDQKSSVIKHSPTVKRESPSPQGRASNSSENQQFLKEVVHSVLDGQGVGWLSVKKVRRLLESEQLRGFVLSKLNRLAPPEDGAPQETIPDVEISRKVYKGMLDLLKCMVLSLEQSYANAGLGGMASTFGLLEIAQTHYYSKEPDKRKRSPTDGVNTPVSKDPGLAGRGDPKAMAQLRVPQLGPRAPSAMGKGPKELDTRSLKEENFVASIELWNKHQEVKKQKALDKQRPEGIKPVFDLGETDEKKSQISADSGVSLLSGSQRSDLESTIGAGPAVMIRSTSQDSEVSNSSGETLGADSDLSSNAGDGPGGDGSAHLAGLRGTVSDSEIETNSASGAIFGKAHSLKPSTKEKAVGSPIRPFEDVSQRVYLYEGLLGRDKGSMWDQLEDAAMETFSMSKERSTLWDQMQFWEDAFLDAVMLEREGMGMDQGPQEMIDRYLSLGEHDRKRLEDDEDRLLATLLNNLISYMLLMKVNKNDIRKKVRRLMGKSHIGLVYGQQINEVLDQLASLNGRDVPLQPSGSRHIKKQTFVVHAGTDTSGDIFFMEVCDDCVVLRSSIGTVSERWWYEKLINMTYCPKTKVLCLWRRNGPETQLNKFYTKKCRELYYCVKDSMERAAARQHSAKPGPELGGEFPVQDMRTGEGGLLQVTLEGINLKFMHSQERKVFIELNHIKKCNTVRGVFVLEEFVPETKEVVSHKYKTPMAHEICYSVLCLFSYVAAARSKEAESRSKPPRPVSS; encoded by the exons ATGGTGCAGAAGAAGAAGATTTGCCCTCGGTTACTGGACTACCTAGTGATCATTGGGGCCAG GCAACCAAGCAGCGACAGCGTGGCCCAGACCCCAGAGTTGCTCCGACGATACCCCTTGGAGGACTACCCTGAATTCCCCCTCCCTCCGGATGTGGTGTTCTTCTGCCAGCCGGAGGGATGCCTGAGCGTGCGGCAGCGGCGCATGAGCCTGCGGGATGACACCTCCTTTGTCTTCACCCTCACTGACAAGGACACTGGGGTCACGCGCTATGGCATCTGTGTCAACTTCTACCGTTCCTTCCAGAAGCGAATGCCCAAAGAAAAGGGGGATGGTGGCCCCGGGCACCGTGCAAAGGAAGCTACCAAGGCCGTTCCCACTCCAGAGGAGGCAAGCGCAGAGAAGTCAGAGGGTGGCCCTTCCTTGCAGCCCCCCAGTGCTGACTCGACCCCTGATGGGAACCAGTCTCCTCGGGGCAAACGCCGGGCAAAGGGGGGAAGCCGCTCCCGCAACAGCACCCTGACATCCCTGTGCGTGCTCAGCCATTATCCTTTCTTCACGACTTTCCGAGAATGTCTATATACCCTCAAGCGTTTGGTGGATTGTTGCAGTGAGCGACTGCTGGGCAAGAAACTGGCCATCCCCCGAGGGGTACAGAG GGACACCATGTGGCGTATCTTCACGGGCTCGCTCCTGGTAGAAGAGAAATCCAGTGCCCTTCTGCATGACCTGCGTGAGATCGAAGCGTGGATCTATCGATTGTTGCGCTCTCCAGTGCCCATATCTGGCCAGAAGCGAGTAGACATTGAAGTTCTCCCCCAGGAGCTACAACCCGCCCTGACCTTTGCCCTCCCTGACCCATCTCGATTCTCTCTGGTAGATTTCCCATTGCATCTACCTTTGGAACTCCTGGGTGTGGACGCCTGTCTGCAGGTGTTGTCTTGCATCTTGCTGGAGCACAAG GTGGTGTTACAGTCGCGAGACTACAATGCGCTCTCCATGTCTGTGATGGCATTTGTAGCAATGATCTACCCCCTGGAGTATATGTTTCCTGTTATTCCGTTGCTTCCTACTTGCATGGCGTCTGCAGAGCAG CTGCTTCTGGCTCCTACTCCTTACATTATTGGGGTCCCTGCCAGCTTCTTCCTCTACAAACTAGACTTCAAGATGCCAGATGATGTTTGGCTGGTGGATCTGGACAGCAACCGG GTGATCGCACCAACCAATGCAGAGGTGTTGCCCGTCCTGCCAGAGCCCGAATCCTTAGAACTGAAAAAGCACTTGAAGCAG GCACTGGCCAGCATGAGTCTGAACACTCAGCCTATCCTCAACTTGGAGAAGTTCCATGAGGGTCAAGAGATCCCACTACTCTTGGGAAGACCACCCAGTGATTTGCAATCTACCCCTTCCACTGAATTCAATCCCCTCATCTATGGCAATGATGTAGATTCAGTGGATGTGGCTACCAG GGTGGCCATGGTGAGATTCTTCAACTCCCCCAATGTGCTTCAGGGTTTCCAGATGCACACACGCACTCTGCGTCTCTTCCCCCGACCTGTGGTAGCCTTCCAAGCTGGCTCCTTTCTAGCCTCACGTCCCCGACAGACCCCCTTTGCTGAGAAATTGGCCAGGACCCAAGCCGTGGAATACTTTGGTGAATGGATCCTCAACCCCACCAACTATGCTTTCCAGCGAATCCACAACA ACATGTTTGACCCGGCCCTGATTGGCGACAAGCCCAAGTGGTACGCCCACCAGCTGCAGCCGATCTATTACCGTGTCTATGACAGTAACTCCCAGCTGGCCGAGGCCCTGAATGTGCCGCCCGAGCAGGAATCTGACTCTGACCCAACTGACGACAG TGGCAGTGACAGTGTGGATTACGATGACTCAAGCTCTTCCTACTCATCCCTTGGTGACTTTGTTAGTGAGATGATGAAATGCGATATCAATGGTGACACACCCA ATGTGGATCCGCTAACACATGCAGCACTGGGTGACGCCAGCGAAGTGGCATTTGATGAGCTGCAGGGAAACCAGGGAGATTTGGAGGAACCCGGTCCAGACAGCGAGAATTCCCAGGACAATCCCCAGCCTCGTTCCAGCTCCAGCACGACGGCCAGCAGCAGCCCCAGTACCATCATTCACGGAGCCAACGCT GAATCGGCTGATTTTACCGAGGTGGAGGACAAGACAGCGACAGGATTCTCCAACCCCCTCCGTGCTTTGCCTCCCAGTTTTGGCAAATTGAGCTTGGATAAGCGTGAGGCAGAGAGTGGGGGTCCCCCAGAGGGATTGGGGCGCAGGCGCGACTATGACAATCCATACTTTGAACCTCAGTATGGATTTCCCACCgaggaagatgaagatgaagatgagcACGAGGAGAGTTATACCCCACGATTTCAACAAAACCTCAATGGCAGTAG GGCTCAAAAACTGCTGCGGCCCAATAGCCTCAAGCTGGCGAGCGATTCAGATGCAGAGTCGGACTCTCGGGCGAGTTCTCCCAACTCCACCGTCTCCAACAACAGCAGCAATGAGGGCTTCGGGGGTATCATGTCTTTTGCCA GCAGCCTCTACCGGAACCACAGcaccagcttcagcctctcaAACCTTGCGCTGCCCACCAAAGGGGCCAGAGACAAAACAACACCCTTCCCTAGTCTCAAAG TATTTGGGCTAAATACTCTAATGGAGATTGTTACTGAAGCCGGCCCCGGGAGCGGTGAAG GAAGCCGGCGAGCCTTGGTGGACCAGAAGTCCTCGGTCATCAAGCACAGCCCCACAGTGAAGAGAGAGTCTCCGTCTCCTCAGGGACGAGCCAGCAATTCCAG CGAGAACCAGCAGTTCCTGAAAGAGGTGGTGCACAGTGTTCTGGACGGCCAGGGAGTGGGCTGGCTCAGCGTGAAGAAGGTGAGGAGGCTGCTGGAGAGTGAGCAGCTGCGAGGTTTTGTCCTGAGCAAGCTGAACCGCCTGGCACCCCCCGAGGATGGCGCCCCCCAGGAGACGATCCCCGATGTG GAGATAAGCCGCAAGGTCTACAAAGGGATGCTGGACCTTCTCAAGTGCATGGTGCTGAGCCTGGAACAGTCCTATGCCAATGCCGGCCTGGGAGGCATGGCCAGCACCTTTGGCCTTCTAGAGATTGCCCAGACCCATTACTATAGCAAAG AGCCCGACAAACGGAAGAGAAGTCCCACAGATGGTGTGAACACACCGGTTAGCAAGGATCCAGGCCTGGCTGGGAGAGGCGACCCAAAAGCCATGGCACAGCTGAGGGTTCCCCAGTTGGGACCACGGGCACCAAGTGCTATGGGAAAGGGCCCCAAGGAGCTGGACACCAGGAGCCTAAAGGAAGAGAATTTTGTGGCTTCCATTG AGTTGTGGAACAAGCACCAggaagtgaaaaaacaaaaagctttggACAAACAGA GGCCTGAAGGAATCAAACCTGTCTTTGACCTTGGTGAGACAGATGAGAAAAAGTCCCAGATCAGTGCAGACAGCGGAGTGAGCCTGCTGTCTGGTTCGCAG AGAAGTGACCTGGAATCTACCATTGGCGCAGGCCCCGCAGTTATGATCCGAAGCACAAGCCAGGATTCTGAA GTGAGTAACAGTTCTGGAGAAACATTGGGAGCAGACAGTGACCTGAGCAGCAATGCAGGTGACGGACCAGGTGGTGATGGCAGTGCCCACTTGGCAGGACTTCGTGGCACTGTGTCTGACAGCGAAATTGAGACCAATTCTGCCTCGGGAGCCATCTTT GGCAAAGCCCACAGTCTGAAGCCAAGTACAAAGGAGAAAGCAGTGGGCAGCCCCATTCGTCCTTTTGAAGATGTGAGCCAGCGTGTCTACCTCTATGAGGGACTCTTAG GAAGGGACAAAGGATCCATGTGGGACCAGTTAGAGGATGCAGCTATGGAGACCTTCTCTATGA GTAAAGAACGTTCTACCCTGTGGGATCAGATGCAGTTCTGGGAAGATGCCTTCCTGGATGCTGTGATGTTGGAGAGAGAAGGGATGGGCATGGATCAGGGACCTCAGGAAATGATCGACAG GTACCTGTCCTTGGGAGAACATGACCGCAAGCGCCTGGAGGATGACGAAGATAGATTACTGGCCACACTCCTGAACAATCTCATCTCCTATATGCTTCTGATGAAG GTGAACAAGAATGACATCCGGAAGAAGGTGAGACGCCTCATGGGGAAATCTCACATTGGGCTTGTTTATGGCCAGCAGATAAATGAAGTGTTGGATCAGTTGGCCAGCCTG AATGGGCGGGACGTGCCTCTGCAGCCGAGCGGCAGCCGTCACATCAAGAAACAGACCTTTGTGGTGCATGCGGGGACGGACACCAGTGGGGATATCTTCTTCATGGAG GTGTGCGATGACTGCGTGGTCTTGCGCAGCAGCATCGGGACGGTGTCCGAGCGCTGGTGGTATGAGAAGCTCATCAACATGACCTACTGCCCCAAGACCAAGGTGCTGTGTCTGTGGAGACGGAATGGGCCCGAGACGCAGCTGAACAAGTTCTACACCAAGAAG TGTCGGGAGCTGTACTACTGCGTGAAGGACAGCATGGAGCGAGCTGCGGCTCGACAGCACAGCGCCAAGCCAG GTCCCGAGCTGGGCGGTGAGTTCCCAGTGCAGGACATGAGGACAGGCGAGGGTGGCTTGCTTCAGGTTACGCTGGAGGGCATCAACCTTAAGTTCATGCATAGCCAG GAGCGGAAG GTTTTCATAGAGCTGAATCACATTAAAAAGTGCAATACAGTCCGAGGCGTCTTTGTCCTGGAGGAATTTG TTCCTGAAACTAAAGAAGTGGTGAGCCACAAGTACAAGACACCGATG GCCCACGAGATCTGCTACTCCGTGTTGTGTCTCTTCTCCTACGTGGCTGCCGCGCGGAGCAAGGAGGCCGAGAGCCGAAGCAAGCCCCCGCGGCCCGTCTCCAGCTGA